A single window of Dethiosulfovibrio salsuginis DNA harbors:
- a CDS encoding type IV pilus twitching motility protein PilT, whose protein sequence is MGLTVGMQDLLRDVIKKKSSDLHLSVGNPPAMRLDGHLIKMANAGIVEREDMEIIVSGLLSEEQMETLRSTKEMDFSFSFQAQDYSARFRGNCFYELGQLAIALRLIPTDIRTIDQLMLPEALADICDQKRGLFLVTGPTGHGKSTTLAACLQHINLTRKEHIITIEDPIEYLYRSENSIVHQREIGSDTKSFSEALKRALRQDPDVILIGEMRDLETIGAAITAAETGHLVFATLHTRDASQSIDRIIDVFPPHQQQQIRLQLASSLVGICSQQLIPMPGGGRTVATELLRVNPAVRNCIREGKTTQIKTVMQTGSDVGMHTMEQNLARLVLRGILTFDQAANYAYDRKDFERLVFEGGEN, encoded by the coding sequence ATGGGTCTTACCGTGGGAATGCAGGATCTCCTGAGGGACGTCATAAAGAAAAAATCCAGCGATCTGCACCTTAGTGTAGGAAATCCCCCTGCTATGAGGCTGGACGGTCACCTTATAAAAATGGCCAATGCGGGAATAGTCGAAAGGGAGGATATGGAGATCATCGTATCGGGGCTTCTCTCGGAAGAGCAGATGGAGACCCTCCGATCGACCAAAGAGATGGACTTTAGCTTCTCTTTTCAGGCACAGGACTACAGCGCAAGGTTTAGGGGAAACTGCTTTTACGAGCTAGGCCAGCTTGCCATAGCGTTAAGGCTGATCCCCACCGATATCAGGACCATAGACCAGCTGATGTTGCCTGAGGCACTGGCGGATATATGCGATCAAAAAAGAGGACTATTTTTGGTCACTGGGCCCACAGGGCACGGGAAAAGCACTACTCTCGCTGCGTGCCTACAGCACATAAATTTGACCCGAAAGGAACATATCATCACCATCGAAGATCCTATAGAATACCTATATAGGTCGGAAAATTCCATTGTCCATCAGAGGGAGATAGGTAGCGACACAAAGTCCTTCTCCGAGGCCCTTAAAAGGGCGCTGAGACAGGACCCCGACGTCATCCTTATAGGGGAGATGAGGGACTTAGAGACCATCGGGGCGGCCATAACCGCCGCCGAGACGGGGCATTTGGTCTTTGCAACCCTTCACACCAGAGACGCCTCCCAGTCCATAGACCGGATAATAGACGTCTTTCCTCCCCACCAACAACAACAGATAAGGCTTCAGCTGGCTTCATCTCTGGTGGGTATCTGCTCCCAGCAGCTTATCCCCATGCCCGGAGGAGGGCGGACCGTGGCCACCGAGCTTTTGAGGGTAAACCCGGCGGTCAGAAACTGTATCCGAGAGGGCAAGACGACCCAGATAAAGACGGTAATGCAGACCGGTTCGGACGTAGGAATGCACACCATGGAGCAGAACCTCGCCAGACTGGTGTTGAGGGGTATACTGACCTTCGATCAGGCGGCAAACTACGCCTACGATAGAAAGGACTTTGAGCGACTGGTTTTTGAAGGTGGAGAGAACTAG